Genomic window (Lynx canadensis isolate LIC74 chromosome A1, mLynCan4.pri.v2, whole genome shotgun sequence):
GCCTGTGGCACTCCTTTTCGCCTTGGGCAAGTAAGGAGACTGAGGACCGGGAATGAAATTCATCGAATGCACAGGGGCCTGGTTTTCCATAGTCCCAACCGACGCCGCTTCGCCGTGCAATAATGTGACACCCGGTTTTGTATGAACCTCCCCGTTTTTTAAATGGGAGTGTATTTTGATTGCCTGCTAAGTAGCAAGCACTTTGAGCGAGCTTTGTGCTAGGCTGCCTGCCTTCGAAAACTGGCGCCTCTACTGTGTGACCAGTGCCAAGGTATTTAGCCTCGTGCCCCAATTTGTGTAATGGGAATGATAAGAATACGCCGCTGATAGGGTATTTGTTAGGGATTTAGTGAGTCATACAGTGCACAGCAATGCCTGCCGAATCTTAGATGCCTTAGTTACTTGAACAAGGGAAAACTGGCTCCCGTTCCTGCCTGCCGTTTCTAGCACATACTTGTGTTTAGTGCAAAGTTGTTCCCTTTTGAATGATGTCTTGGGAAATTGATACAAAggtttcagttttggttttcaGTCTTTTCCAAGTTGTTTTACATAGATTGACCCATGACTCGGTAAGCTTAATAGCGTGAACTGTGCAGTTTTAGAAGTAGTCAGGGCTTCCTATGTGTAGGAGTTTACTATCCAATATCAAAAGAGTATGGTCACAAAACCCTACAAAGGAAGTTGATTTGTCTAAGCGCAAGAAGGCGtgttttgaaacaaagaaaaattctgtCATAACTGTGTTcaccctaaaataaaatttgtcaattattttaccagcaaaaatgggaTTTACTCTGAAACAGCAGAGAATCACAACTCTGACCAAGCGTTGCTAGGGCAAAACCGTAGGCAAGTGGGAATAAAGAAGAGGAGTGCTCCTTTataggggaggggggagagttgGGAGGGAATAAGCTGGGAGTTTAAAgtatagtggcttttcattggttGAGTTGGGACAGTCTCTCAgtggctgggctgttgccaggcTACAAGAAAAGCTTCCGCTTGCTGGGTTAGTAAGGTATAGGCTTCTTTCTGTGTTAGGTGCAAGTTATGGTCTTTTCCTGATGATAGGGCAGGAGAACTCCCTCTTCTAGCCTGCTGACCCTAGTTTAgtgaggtttccttttattaattttcacaactgGTACTAAAAATTATGGCGTATGTCATTTTCGAACATTCTGACGATaactgaaaatagtgaaaatctTCCAAGATGGCAATTAAGAGCTTTGGTAAGTTTTTAGAAAAAAGCCTTAGAACTAAGTGCTGTATTAGCTTTACAAATAAgaatttgtggttttaaaatggGAAGATTCCTTGTAGAACTTTAGAAAAGTAGGGACTGGATCGGTTTCAGAGATTCATTGAGGATTGTTCTGCTTCACGGTGGTCCCACTGAATCCCAAAATAACTTGTTTAAAACTGGGGTGTGCTGGGTGCAGCTGATGTGTTTCCTGCAAATTGATTGCATTTCTTTTCACTTGCAGAAGACACTAGGTGGGGACAGCATAGTGAGGCCCTTCCAGGGTACTGCAACGCCTTGTGCACCAGTGTCACATTATCGGACTGTTAAAAGTGTGGATTCCAGTGAGGAGAGTTTCTCTGATTCCGATGATGATAGCTCCCTTTGGAAACGCAAGCGACAGAAATGTTTTAATCCTCCTCCCAAGCCAGAGCCTTTTCAGTTTGGCCAGAGCAGCCAGAAACTACCTGTTCCTGGAGGAAAGAAGGTTAACAACATATGGGGTGCTGTGCTACAAGAACAGAATCAAGATGCAGTGGCCACTGAACTTGGTATCTTGGGAATGGAGGGTACTATTGACAAAAGCAGACAGTCCGAAACTTACAATTATTTGCTTGCGAAGAAACTTAAGAGGGAATCTCAAGAACATACAAAAGAATTAGACAAAGAGCTAGATGACTATATGCACGGTGGCAAAAGAATGGAatcaaaggaagaggaaaacGGGCAAGGTCATCTCAAACGAAAACGACCTGTCAGAGACCGACTAGGGGACAGACTAGAAATGAACTATAAAGGCCGGTATGAGATCACAGAGGATGATTCCCAAGAGAAAGTAGCTGATGAAATTTCTTTCAGGTGAGCATTAAAATTTGGCCTACAAATGAGTGCTTGGCCAACAATCTTCCGTTTATTGGAAATGAATCTAGGTACATTAAGAATGGTTCTTTTTAAggttgaaaaatttttttttatttattttgggagcgcgtgcacgcgcgtgtgtgtgtgtgtgtgtgtaagtgatcaggggaggggcagagagagggagacggtggatcccaagcaggctccgtgctgtcattgCTCCATGCCAGGCTCCATTCCAGGAGCTGTGAgagtgtgacctgagctgaaaccaagagttcagtgcttaaccgactgagccaccaaggtgcccctcttttgagatttttaaatttgaaggATGGACTCTGGGCTTACTTGGTTATAGGACTATATCTGTGTTTCCTTAAATTTGGACAGGCctgataaaataattttgcaagCTTTTAGGAACTTTTAGCAGCTCT
Coding sequences:
- the PHAX gene encoding phosphorylated adapter RNA export protein, with the translated sequence MAQDAGDMEDGQLSDSDSDMTVAPSDRPLQVPKTLGGDSIVRPFQGTATPCAPVSHYRTVKSVDSSEESFSDSDDDSSLWKRKRQKCFNPPPKPEPFQFGQSSQKLPVPGGKKVNNIWGAVLQEQNQDAVATELGILGMEGTIDKSRQSETYNYLLAKKLKRESQEHTKELDKELDDYMHGGKRMESKEEENGQGHLKRKRPVRDRLGDRLEMNYKGRYEITEDDSQEKVADEISFRLQEPKKDLIARVVRIIGNKKAIELLMETAEVEQNGGLFIMNGSRRRTPGGVFLNLLKNTPSISEEQIKDIFYIENQKEYENKKAARKRRTQVLGKKMKQAIKNLNFQEDDDTSRETFASDTNEALASLDEPQEGHGETKLDAEEAIEVDHSHDLDIF